A genomic stretch from Halobellus sp. LT62 includes:
- a CDS encoding TetR family transcriptional regulator C-terminal domain-containing protein, with protein MSNAISFLDAPNGTREEIMRATYLALCEHGYADLTIQRIGEVFPKSKSLIYHHYDSKDELLLDLLEFVLERYEATLPAAEADGADERLRAVFDHVFAPSLSADRERFIAAMVDLRAQATHDDRYRDHFTRHDRFFRDRIADIVAEGVAEGVFEPVNADAVATSLLSTITGTMTRQVTTDGVDIAGLREQIDAYVDDALRAGSR; from the coding sequence GTGTCGAACGCCATCTCGTTTCTGGACGCTCCGAACGGAACACGCGAGGAGATAATGCGCGCGACGTATCTCGCCCTCTGTGAACACGGCTACGCCGACCTCACGATCCAGCGGATCGGCGAGGTGTTTCCGAAGAGCAAATCGCTCATCTATCACCACTACGACAGCAAAGACGAACTCCTCCTCGATCTGCTCGAGTTCGTCCTCGAACGCTACGAGGCGACGCTGCCCGCGGCCGAGGCCGACGGGGCGGACGAGCGGCTGCGCGCCGTGTTTGACCACGTGTTCGCCCCGTCGTTGTCGGCTGATCGAGAGCGGTTCATCGCCGCGATGGTCGACTTGCGGGCGCAGGCGACCCACGACGACCGCTATCGCGACCACTTCACGCGACACGATCGCTTCTTCCGAGACCGAATCGCCGATATCGTCGCGGAAGGCGTCGCCGAAGGCGTGTTCGAACCGGTGAACGCGGACGCCGTCGCGACGTCTCTCCTGTCGACGATCACGGGCACGATGACGAGGCAGGTCACGACCGACGGCGTCGACATCGCGGGGCTGCGCGAACAGATCGACGCGTACGTCGACGACGCGCTCCGCGCGGGGAGTCGATGA
- a CDS encoding MATE family efflux transporter, whose translation MSRGPGAERAVNLTDGPLLKPLFVLSVPIVVTNLLQVAYNLADTFWVGRLGATAVSAISFSWAIVFLIITLAAGFTVAGTVLVAQNKGAGNLDRISAVAGQTIAFVIALSIVLSVLGYLLAPQLLALVGATPGTEVFELSVTYTRTMFLGIPFVFGFFIFQSLLQGWGDTKTPLYLMLLGVVLNVVIDPFLILGFRDNLLFELAGLTALEAELYASTGFNGFGVQGAAIATIASRGIGAVIAIFLLLTGRVGIHLAPADFVPTRETVKTLVRIGAPASIEMSTQSLGITALTALVALAGAEAVAAYGIGTRVTSLVVLPALGLARGTETVVGQNLGAKQPDRAWRAVFASVGITAAVLAATSAVIYLNAASIIGVFITGSEAAAVIEIGAQYLRIVGATYVFLGVFHVIQGAYRGSGSTRLAMLFGILGLIVLRLPPAYGLLVWGGFGATGVWYGIALANVVMVALSGLYFRRGTWTGGIVDRNRRDVTDPEIK comes from the coding sequence ATGAGCCGCGGGCCGGGAGCGGAGCGCGCGGTGAACCTCACCGACGGACCGCTTTTGAAGCCGCTGTTTGTGCTCTCCGTGCCGATCGTCGTCACCAACCTCCTACAGGTGGCGTACAATTTGGCCGATACGTTCTGGGTCGGCCGATTAGGTGCCACCGCGGTCAGCGCCATCTCGTTCTCGTGGGCCATCGTCTTTCTCATCATCACGCTCGCGGCCGGGTTCACGGTCGCGGGGACGGTCCTCGTCGCGCAGAACAAGGGAGCGGGGAACCTCGATCGAATCAGCGCCGTCGCCGGGCAGACGATCGCGTTCGTGATCGCGCTGTCGATCGTCCTCTCGGTCCTCGGATACTTGCTCGCACCGCAGCTTCTCGCGCTCGTCGGCGCGACGCCCGGGACCGAGGTGTTCGAGCTCTCCGTGACCTACACGCGAACGATGTTTCTCGGGATCCCGTTCGTGTTCGGCTTCTTCATCTTCCAGTCGTTGCTGCAGGGATGGGGCGACACGAAGACGCCGCTGTATCTGATGCTGCTCGGCGTCGTGCTGAACGTCGTCATCGACCCGTTCCTCATACTGGGCTTCCGAGACAACCTCCTGTTCGAGCTCGCGGGACTCACCGCGCTGGAAGCGGAGCTGTACGCGTCGACCGGGTTCAACGGCTTCGGCGTCCAAGGTGCGGCTATCGCGACGATCGCCTCACGCGGCATCGGCGCGGTCATCGCGATCTTCCTGCTGCTCACCGGTCGCGTCGGAATCCATCTCGCACCCGCCGATTTCGTCCCGACACGAGAGACCGTCAAGACGCTCGTACGGATCGGCGCGCCGGCGAGTATCGAGATGAGTACCCAGTCTCTCGGGATCACCGCCCTCACAGCGCTCGTCGCGCTCGCCGGCGCGGAGGCCGTCGCCGCGTACGGGATCGGAACTCGTGTGACCTCGTTGGTCGTCTTACCCGCGTTGGGCCTCGCCCGCGGGACGGAGACCGTCGTCGGTCAGAACCTCGGAGCGAAACAGCCCGACCGCGCGTGGAGGGCGGTATTCGCGAGCGTCGGGATCACCGCCGCCGTTCTGGCCGCCACCTCGGCTGTGATCTACCTCAACGCCGCCTCGATCATCGGCGTTTTCATCACCGGTTCGGAGGCCGCGGCCGTCATCGAAATCGGAGCGCAGTACCTTCGCATCGTCGGGGCTACGTACGTATTCCTCGGCGTGTTCCACGTCATTCAGGGGGCGTACCGTGGAAGCGGCAGCACGCGGCTCGCGATGCTCTTCGGCATCCTCGGGCTCATCGTACTGCGTCTCCCGCCCGCGTACGGACTGTTGGTGTGGGGAGGTTTCGGGGCGACAGGCGTGTGGTACGGCATCGCCCTCGCAAACGTCGTGATGGTGGCGTTGTCCGGGCTGTACTTCCGCCGCGGGACGTGGACGGGCGGGATCGTCGACCGCAACCGGAGAGATGTAACCGATCCCGAGATCAAGTGA
- a CDS encoding DUF7344 domain-containing protein, with the protein MVYSRNGADPSARPTDSLAQLSDDRLYQALASETRRRLLFFLLDEKESTVETVATVLAGWDADETGSMSTASDRERILIELSHNHLPRLEAAGLVSHDRGEGEIRVESIDPLLAALISKSVDSEQSPEP; encoded by the coding sequence ATGGTTTACAGTCGGAACGGAGCAGATCCTTCCGCACGGCCCACGGATAGCCTCGCTCAGTTATCCGATGACCGGCTGTACCAAGCGCTCGCCTCCGAGACCCGTAGACGACTCCTATTTTTTCTTCTCGACGAAAAAGAGAGCACGGTCGAGACGGTCGCAACCGTGCTCGCGGGATGGGATGCAGACGAGACCGGGTCGATGAGCACCGCGTCGGACCGAGAACGGATCCTCATCGAACTGTCGCACAACCACCTTCCGCGGCTCGAAGCGGCGGGATTAGTATCCCACGACCGCGGAGAGGGCGAAATTCGGGTCGAATCGATTGACCCGCTTCTGGCCGCGTTGATCTCGAAAAGCGTCGATTCCGAGCAATCACCGGAACCGTGA
- a CDS encoding DICT sensory domain-containing protein has protein sequence MTELQSLLDSIRSRNRRFTVYRPTPEQPYETWFRNHNVDVEYRKLPAGSPGSFLAIEHDGAFVGAIGLDDLDTLLESPIVPPDRRADVSEGYRVLFDVLSDTVFTAMTRRELLAVSREIEERAYRVGSGALYVSFQKFSTFESQIGVYRHLAAETDIEIHIYGHPDWTPPEIEGVTYHCLTGDPRQRYWALAFNSESAAMQASGLLAREDPPDSYTGFWTNDPALVSKLRAGLTANTVN, from the coding sequence GTGACCGAACTGCAGTCGTTACTGGATTCTATTCGAAGCCGAAACCGACGATTCACCGTCTATCGACCGACACCGGAGCAGCCCTACGAAACGTGGTTTCGTAACCACAACGTCGACGTCGAATACCGAAAACTCCCCGCCGGAAGCCCCGGGAGCTTTCTGGCTATCGAACACGACGGGGCCTTCGTCGGTGCCATCGGCTTGGACGATCTCGACACACTCCTCGAATCGCCGATCGTTCCGCCCGACCGACGTGCGGACGTTTCGGAGGGCTATCGAGTCCTCTTTGATGTGCTTTCCGATACCGTGTTCACGGCGATGACCCGCCGTGAACTCCTCGCGGTGAGTCGAGAGATCGAGGAGCGAGCCTATCGCGTGGGGTCCGGGGCGCTTTATGTGAGTTTTCAGAAATTTTCGACCTTCGAGTCACAGATTGGCGTCTATCGACACCTCGCGGCCGAGACGGATATCGAAATCCACATCTATGGCCATCCCGACTGGACGCCGCCGGAAATCGAGGGGGTAACGTATCACTGTCTTACGGGCGATCCGCGGCAACGGTACTGGGCGCTCGCGTTCAACAGTGAATCCGCCGCGATGCAGGCAAGCGGGTTGCTCGCACGGGAGGATCCGCCCGATTCATACACTGGCTTTTGGACGAACGACCCGGCACTCGTCTCGAAATTACGCGCTGGACTCACGGCGAATACCGTGAACTAA
- a CDS encoding DUF5805 domain-containing protein, giving the protein MATEDTERATVMTYVPVHQKERWSEHAAQLGMSQSEYVRTMVQAGRRDFEIPSVAGGGEHRDTLEGGSADATPGVNGPKSGLQNQVFDVLSTSTYHSWDELLAALTDDIEDRLDETLQEMQAANEIRYSGRHGGYALAADTSEDR; this is encoded by the coding sequence ATGGCCACCGAAGACACCGAGCGGGCGACGGTGATGACCTACGTTCCAGTCCATCAAAAAGAGCGGTGGAGCGAACACGCAGCGCAGTTGGGGATGAGCCAGAGCGAGTACGTCCGAACGATGGTGCAGGCCGGGCGGCGGGATTTCGAGATCCCGTCTGTCGCGGGAGGGGGCGAACATCGAGACACTCTGGAAGGTGGTTCTGCGGACGCAACTCCGGGGGTTAACGGACCGAAAAGCGGGCTCCAAAATCAGGTGTTCGACGTGCTTTCGACGTCGACGTATCACTCGTGGGACGAGTTGCTCGCCGCGCTGACGGACGACATCGAAGACCGACTCGACGAGACGCTCCAAGAGATGCAGGCGGCGAACGAGATCCGATACAGCGGTCGCCACGGCGGGTACGCGCTCGCCGCCGACACGTCGGAGGATCGATGA
- a CDS encoding tyrosine-type recombinase/integrase — MSAETTDGDELDDPIGYFLEDMTYHGKSDRTREAYERVLRRFEAFLGDPSRNARGTRTTPAEATHRDCMAWVHSLRRSDVADSTVATYASYLHRFYAYLAQIGAFESNPMALVVEEMDERIDTNPSRREISVQAMCEFVSGIAHPLDHAVVVTLLKTGMRVGELCNLDLRDVVLSPPSSETRDTALAAVATETVSSRAHLDGRGPSLYVAAEPTAGERIAGEERTASNKRKRSTVVPIDRELSVALRRWLAIRPDTRSPAEPLFLSTSGSWGRRLTPDMVHHLVEGHASDVGWYRPGGGAEENVTPHYFRHFFTTHLRDRTGDRGIVKYLRGDVGGDIIDTYTHNWGDRVRETYESHIYSLY, encoded by the coding sequence ATGAGCGCTGAAACGACCGACGGCGACGAACTCGACGATCCGATCGGGTACTTTCTCGAGGATATGACGTATCACGGGAAGTCCGATCGGACCCGCGAGGCCTACGAACGGGTGCTCAGACGCTTTGAAGCGTTCCTCGGCGATCCCTCGCGGAACGCCCGCGGGACCAGAACAACACCCGCGGAAGCGACACACCGCGACTGCATGGCATGGGTTCATTCACTGCGGCGCTCGGACGTCGCCGACAGCACCGTCGCGACGTATGCCTCGTATCTTCACCGGTTCTACGCGTATCTGGCGCAGATCGGTGCGTTCGAATCGAACCCGATGGCGCTGGTCGTCGAGGAGATGGACGAACGCATCGATACGAACCCCTCGCGGCGCGAGATCTCCGTGCAGGCGATGTGCGAGTTCGTCTCGGGAATCGCGCATCCGCTCGATCACGCTGTCGTCGTTACCCTTCTCAAAACGGGGATGCGGGTGGGCGAACTCTGTAATCTCGACCTCCGAGACGTGGTGCTCTCACCGCCATCGAGCGAAACGCGCGATACCGCGCTCGCGGCCGTCGCAACCGAAACTGTCTCATCGCGTGCACACCTCGACGGTCGTGGTCCGTCGCTGTACGTCGCCGCGGAGCCGACTGCCGGAGAGCGCATCGCTGGAGAAGAACGCACAGCGTCGAACAAACGGAAGCGTTCGACCGTCGTGCCGATCGATCGGGAGCTCTCGGTCGCGTTACGACGCTGGCTCGCGATCCGGCCGGATACGCGTTCACCGGCCGAGCCGCTGTTTCTCAGTACTTCCGGAAGTTGGGGACGTCGACTCACGCCCGATATGGTCCATCACCTCGTCGAGGGACACGCGAGCGACGTCGGTTGGTATCGACCCGGCGGCGGGGCCGAAGAGAACGTTACCCCGCACTACTTCCGTCACTTCTTCACGACGCACCTCCGGGACCGTACTGGTGATCGTGGGATCGTCAAGTACCTCCGCGGCGACGTCGGCGGCGACATCATCGACACCTACACCCATAATTGGGGGGACCGCGTGCGCGAAACGTACGAATCTCACATTTACTCGTTGTACTGA
- a CDS encoding phosphopantetheine adenylyltransferase: MHVALGGTFDPVHDGHRALFERAFELGDVTVGLTSDELAPKTRHVDRYVRSFEDRKRDLVAELEPIAEAHGREFSVRRLDEPTGIATEEKFDFLIVSPETRDGGERINEIRRQRGYDPLEIEVVDHVTAEDGDRISSTRIVRGEIDEHGNLTPDRDGRGPKRPSEGESEPPGA; the protein is encoded by the coding sequence ATGCACGTCGCGCTGGGCGGGACGTTCGACCCGGTTCACGACGGACACCGAGCGCTCTTCGAGCGGGCCTTCGAGTTGGGCGATGTGACCGTCGGGTTGACCAGCGACGAGCTCGCGCCGAAGACCAGACACGTCGACCGATACGTCCGGTCGTTCGAGGACCGAAAGCGAGACCTCGTGGCCGAACTGGAACCGATCGCGGAGGCACACGGTCGCGAGTTCTCGGTGCGCAGGCTCGATGAGCCGACCGGCATCGCCACCGAAGAGAAGTTCGACTTCCTGATCGTCTCGCCGGAGACCCGAGACGGCGGCGAACGGATCAACGAGATCCGTCGGCAGCGCGGCTACGACCCCCTCGAAATCGAAGTCGTCGACCACGTGACCGCCGAGGACGGCGACCGAATCTCCTCGACACGCATCGTCCGCGGCGAGATCGACGAGCACGGGAACCTCACGCCCGATCGGGACGGTCGGGGGCCCAAACGTCCGAGCGAAGGCGAATCCGAACCGCCCGGAGCGTAG
- a CDS encoding transcription initiation factor IIB family protein: MYSARDRVENAEWLTRIERAADRLELGSEARSVASDLFLSEIPDEERSKGAIAAASLYAGALIAGEERPQSRVADAMDVSRLSVQQHWKPILESAGFRPPSW, encoded by the coding sequence ATGTACAGCGCTCGGGACCGCGTCGAAAACGCGGAGTGGCTGACCCGCATCGAACGCGCTGCCGACCGCCTCGAACTCGGGTCGGAAGCGCGGTCGGTCGCCTCCGATCTGTTTCTCTCGGAGATCCCCGACGAGGAACGCTCGAAGGGGGCGATCGCCGCGGCGAGCCTCTACGCCGGCGCGCTCATCGCGGGCGAGGAGCGCCCGCAATCTCGCGTCGCCGATGCGATGGACGTGAGTCGTCTCAGCGTTCAACAGCATTGGAAACCGATCCTCGAATCTGCGGGCTTCCGGCCGCCGTCGTGGTAA
- a CDS encoding cupredoxin domain-containing protein, whose product MDRRSVLKTVGGASLLPIVGGAAAAQSQENTATPENGTGQAQSKCPRPNCIHPTLGYVGLAADEAVPASLQSDHEVDLVTRPPEEGDDRPVPEFFFEPTGLHISEGDVVRFNLATPDHTVTAYHPGLARQRRVPAGVPPFSSPVLAGGAFWLYRFDTAGVYDMNCAPHEIFGMVGRIVVGDAAPDFGETGPGLRPPELTAALVLADPALEPETIVTETTVEWADLDPESKRLLIELEAEGGE is encoded by the coding sequence ATGGATCGACGAAGCGTCCTCAAGACCGTCGGCGGCGCGTCGCTACTCCCGATCGTGGGTGGGGCGGCGGCCGCCCAATCCCAAGAGAACACTGCGACTCCGGAAAACGGCACTGGGCAAGCGCAATCCAAATGTCCGCGACCGAACTGTATCCACCCGACGCTCGGCTATGTCGGCCTCGCCGCCGACGAGGCGGTTCCCGCGTCGCTCCAGTCGGATCACGAGGTGGATCTCGTTACTCGACCGCCGGAGGAAGGCGACGACCGCCCGGTTCCGGAGTTCTTCTTCGAGCCGACGGGCCTCCACATCAGCGAGGGCGACGTGGTCCGATTCAACCTAGCGACACCGGATCACACCGTGACGGCGTATCATCCCGGGCTCGCCCGACAGCGACGCGTCCCAGCGGGTGTGCCGCCGTTTTCGTCACCGGTGCTCGCCGGTGGCGCGTTCTGGCTGTACCGATTCGACACGGCCGGCGTCTACGATATGAACTGTGCGCCCCACGAGATCTTCGGAATGGTGGGCCGAATCGTCGTCGGCGACGCGGCACCGGACTTCGGAGAGACGGGGCCGGGACTGCGGCCGCCGGAGCTCACAGCGGCACTCGTGTTGGCGGATCCGGCGCTCGAACCGGAGACGATCGTGACCGAAACGACGGTCGAGTGGGCGGATCTCGATCCGGAGAGCAAGCGGCTCCTGATCGAATTAGAGGCGGAAGGCGGCGAGTAA
- a CDS encoding methyl-accepting chemotaxis protein: MSALIMLIDFLACVLYLGAVGLGVQTYRDTTLESGFWVNFTFAAGVGVLWTGVIFLEWAGVAGPMMDAFSNSLLAVLIGVVAISATGTIGVVDDLKERQREAQQAKQDSQAARREAEQLSEHLKEKAASFSHTMSAAAAGDFTRRMDPESRSSVMTDIAEGFNQMMTELEATVAQIRSFAEEVSESSEEVTASTAETRRASEQVSESVQAISADAEEQSMMLDEAASEMQGLAGTIEEVASSADQIAATSETVAEIGYESRDAAADAMGEMRQIEEKSEETIEEIDSLATEIEEIEEIVDLITNIAEQTNILALNASIEAARAGDAGEGFAVVATEIKQLAGKVSGATEEVEALIDEIQSSTSTAVDDIEAMGDRVSSGTETIDDALSNLDEIATQIEETNRGVQEISNATTDQASSTEEVASMIDEVTEASRQVSGESNTVSAAAEEQTASLTQVAGSARELSGRAEELQSLFSDFTISGTDAAAEFDPTPSPTAADGGSEIPPER, translated from the coding sequence ATGAGCGCACTCATTATGCTCATCGACTTCCTCGCCTGCGTGTTGTATCTCGGCGCCGTCGGCCTCGGCGTGCAGACGTACCGTGACACCACGCTGGAATCGGGGTTCTGGGTGAACTTCACCTTCGCCGCGGGGGTCGGTGTGCTCTGGACCGGCGTGATCTTCCTCGAATGGGCCGGCGTGGCCGGGCCGATGATGGACGCCTTCAGCAACTCGTTGTTGGCCGTCCTGATCGGCGTCGTCGCTATCTCCGCAACGGGGACGATCGGCGTCGTCGACGACCTCAAGGAGCGCCAGCGGGAGGCCCAGCAGGCGAAACAGGACTCGCAAGCGGCCCGGCGGGAGGCGGAACAGCTGAGCGAGCACCTCAAAGAGAAAGCCGCGTCGTTCAGTCACACGATGAGCGCGGCCGCAGCGGGCGATTTCACCCGGCGGATGGACCCCGAGAGCCGAAGTTCCGTGATGACGGACATCGCCGAGGGGTTCAATCAGATGATGACCGAGCTGGAGGCGACGGTGGCGCAGATCAGATCGTTCGCCGAGGAGGTCTCCGAATCCAGCGAGGAGGTCACCGCCAGCACCGCCGAGACGCGGCGGGCCAGCGAGCAGGTCAGCGAGTCGGTGCAGGCGATTTCGGCCGACGCCGAGGAGCAATCGATGATGCTCGACGAGGCGGCCTCGGAGATGCAGGGGCTCGCCGGAACCATCGAAGAGGTCGCCTCGTCGGCCGACCAGATCGCCGCCACCTCCGAGACGGTCGCCGAGATCGGATACGAGAGTCGCGATGCGGCCGCGGACGCGATGGGCGAGATGCGCCAGATCGAGGAAAAATCCGAGGAGACGATCGAGGAGATCGACTCTTTGGCCACGGAGATCGAAGAGATCGAAGAGATCGTCGATCTGATCACGAACATCGCCGAACAGACGAACATCCTCGCGCTCAACGCGTCGATCGAGGCCGCGCGCGCCGGCGACGCGGGCGAGGGATTCGCGGTCGTCGCCACCGAGATCAAACAGCTCGCGGGGAAGGTCTCGGGGGCCACAGAGGAGGTCGAAGCCCTCATCGACGAGATCCAATCCTCTACTTCGACCGCCGTCGACGACATCGAGGCGATGGGCGATCGCGTCTCAAGCGGGACGGAGACGATCGACGACGCCCTCTCGAACCTCGACGAGATTGCCACTCAGATCGAGGAGACGAACCGCGGCGTCCAAGAGATCAGCAACGCGACGACCGATCAGGCGAGTTCGACCGAGGAGGTCGCGAGTATGATCGACGAGGTCACGGAGGCCTCCCGGCAGGTGAGCGGCGAGTCCAACACGGTGTCTGCGGCCGCCGAGGAACAGACCGCATCGCTCACCCAAGTCGCCGGCAGCGCGCGAGAGCTCTCGGGGCGGGCCGAGGAGCTTCAGTCGCTGTTCTCGGACTTCACGATCTCCGGAACCGACGCGGCGGCGGAGTTCGATCCGACGCCGTCGCCGACGGCCGCCGACGGCGGGTCTGAGATACCGCCGGAGCGATAA
- a CDS encoding DHH family phosphoesterase: protein MSAGVTISSMSTYAILGCGSVGYAVAEDLVEEGKDVLILDKDESRVESLRDQDLNAQQTDIADAGVAEAVSDRDVVLILASDVEANKAAVSAIRERGGDQFVVVRASDPVSEDELEELGADVVINPSEVIADSALRSLESGELEYKARQLAEVLEGASDGLAVLTHDSPDPDSIASAVALQAIAREHGIDAVINYDGEIGHQENRAFVNLLGIELVPLSEGKPLSEYGAVALVDHMKSGDPDIDAEIDIFIDHYEPDEGIDAAFTDVRPNVSSTSTILTKYLQEFNISPSEAVATALLYGIRSETLDFKRETTPADLTAAAYLYPFANHDTLEQVESPSMSPETLDVLAEAIQNREVQGSHLVSNAGFIRDRDALGQAAQHLLKLEGITTTAVFGIADDRIFLSARSKDIRMNIGKILEDAFEGIGETGGHSTQGDVEIPLGIFTGIETSDDNRDTLLSLTEEAVRRKLFEAMGVESTESANGN, encoded by the coding sequence ATGAGCGCCGGGGTAACTATCTCTTCGATGTCCACCTACGCCATCCTTGGGTGCGGGAGCGTCGGCTATGCGGTGGCCGAAGACCTCGTCGAGGAGGGAAAAGACGTTCTCATCCTCGACAAAGACGAGAGTCGCGTCGAGTCACTCCGCGATCAGGACCTGAACGCCCAACAGACCGATATCGCCGACGCGGGCGTCGCAGAGGCGGTCTCGGACAGAGACGTCGTCTTGATCCTCGCCTCCGACGTTGAGGCGAACAAAGCGGCCGTCTCAGCGATCCGCGAGCGCGGCGGCGACCAGTTCGTCGTCGTCCGCGCGTCTGATCCCGTCTCGGAAGACGAACTCGAAGAGTTGGGCGCGGACGTCGTGATCAACCCCTCGGAGGTCATCGCCGACTCGGCGCTCCGATCGCTCGAATCGGGCGAGTTGGAGTACAAGGCCCGTCAGCTCGCGGAGGTGCTCGAAGGGGCCTCCGACGGCCTCGCGGTGCTCACGCACGACAGCCCCGACCCGGACTCGATCGCCTCGGCGGTCGCGCTGCAGGCGATCGCCAGAGAGCACGGTATCGACGCCGTCATCAACTACGACGGCGAGATCGGCCACCAAGAGAACCGCGCGTTCGTCAACTTACTCGGCATCGAACTCGTGCCGCTCTCGGAGGGCAAACCCCTCTCGGAGTATGGGGCGGTCGCGCTCGTCGATCACATGAAGTCCGGCGATCCCGACATCGACGCCGAGATTGACATCTTCATCGACCACTACGAGCCCGACGAGGGCATCGACGCGGCTTTTACCGACGTTCGCCCCAACGTCTCCTCGACGTCGACGATTCTCACGAAGTACCTCCAAGAGTTCAACATCTCCCCCAGCGAGGCGGTCGCGACCGCGCTCCTATATGGAATCCGCTCGGAGACGCTGGACTTCAAGCGCGAGACCACGCCCGCGGATCTGACCGCGGCGGCGTATCTCTACCCCTTCGCGAACCACGACACCCTCGAACAGGTGGAGTCGCCGTCGATGTCTCCGGAGACGCTCGACGTCCTCGCGGAGGCGATCCAGAACCGCGAGGTCCAAGGGAGTCACCTCGTCTCGAACGCCGGGTTCATCCGCGACCGCGACGCGCTCGGACAGGCCGCACAGCACCTCCTCAAACTGGAGGGGATCACGACGACCGCCGTCTTCGGCATCGCCGACGATCGGATCTTCCTCTCGGCACGCTCGAAGGACATCCGGATGAACATCGGGAAGATCCTCGAAGACGCGTTCGAGGGAATCGGCGAGACCGGCGGACACTCGACACAGGGCGACGTCGAGATTCCGCTCGGCATCTTCACTGGCATCGAGACCAGCGACGACAACCGCGACACGCTGCTTTCGCTCACCGAGGAGGCGGTCCGACGGAAACTGTTCGAGGCGATGGGCGTCGAGAGCACCGAGAGCGCGAACGGCAACTGA
- a CDS encoding SRPBCC family protein has product MATYSRLSRVSAPLDDVWEFHSRVSGLEALTPGWMNLRVESVTGRDGDPDPEVLETGSEIRLSMRPFGVGPRQRWTSVIVDHEEGDDRAAFRDEMRGGPFATWVHTHTFVADGEETIIEDVVEYELPGGEVGGAVSPLAVVGFEPMFRARHRKTKELLE; this is encoded by the coding sequence ATGGCGACCTACTCGAGGCTGAGCCGGGTTTCGGCACCGCTCGACGACGTCTGGGAGTTCCACTCGCGCGTCTCCGGGCTGGAAGCGTTGACGCCGGGATGGATGAATCTCCGCGTCGAGTCGGTCACCGGTCGGGACGGCGATCCCGACCCCGAGGTGCTGGAAACGGGGTCGGAGATCCGACTGTCGATGCGGCCGTTCGGCGTCGGTCCGCGACAGCGGTGGACGTCCGTCATCGTCGACCACGAGGAGGGCGACGATCGGGCGGCCTTCCGCGACGAGATGCGCGGCGGGCCGTTCGCGACGTGGGTTCACACCCACACGTTCGTCGCCGACGGCGAGGAGACGATCATCGAGGACGTCGTCGAGTACGAGCTACCGGGCGGTGAGGTCGGCGGCGCGGTGTCGCCGCTGGCGGTGGTCGGCTTCGAGCCGATGTTCCGCGCGCGACATCGGAAGACGAAGGAGCTACTGGAGTAG